Genomic DNA from Brassica rapa cultivar Chiifu-401-42 chromosome A04, CAAS_Brap_v3.01, whole genome shotgun sequence:
CGTTTTCTCAGGTTGAGTTCCAACTCAGATATTGCTAACAAAATTGATGCAGAGGTTGTTACTAAGCCTGAGACCGCAACTCTAGCGGAACTTTTCTCCTACATCAAACTGGAAACTGCTAAGGTACAATAGTTGTTCTGTCTCACACCCATTGTGTTATGCTTCATTgtgtattaaaataatttattttattttcaaaatgggAGGTTGCATGATTCGAATGCACAACAACTATAGACGATGTCGTTCGTGGTTCCGCTTGGTATTATATTTCATGCGGTGGGTGTAACAGTAAGGCAGTCAATGGGCCTACCTCTCTCATTTGTAACAACAAGAAATGTGACAAGAGTGTTGTTACAGGCGTTCCTCAGTGAGTGTCCTATACACAGTttcatctatatttttttccCACCGCTAATATCTAATCGCCTCTCATTGCAGATACCTCACGAGGATTAATGTTTATGATAAGAGTGAACAGGCAGTTTTCGTGATCCTTGGTGACGCCGGCAGAGAGTTGACTGGAAAATATGCATCAGAATTAGTTGCCAGTTACTTTGAGGTAATTTCAAACCTATCTATACATAGCTCCAAGTTAGTTGatcttacatatatttttcttgaACGTTAGTGTAATGAGGGCGTAGAGGCTGATCAGTGCGTGCCGGTGCCGCAGGCTCTACTCGATACAATAGGGCAGACACATAAATTCATTGTGAAAGTCTCCGATCTTAATTTCTCAGGGAAGACCCAAACCATTACTGTCACGAAAGTATTCCCACCAGAAGCTCCACATCATGTAGCTCTCTTGGAAGAACACGCTGTTCCATCAACATCTGATGATGTCTTGAAGTCTGTAAGTGAGGACTCCGGTCCTATCAGAGGTCTTGATGGTACTGTGGGTGAGAGGGTTAGGAAAGCCTCTGATGGTATGGAGCCGGATGAAGCCAAACGTCCCAAGAGTGGCTAATACAGCTTTATCAATCCTCTTATGCCATGATTGATTTTGCTGCAGTTTAAGTTCCGttttatgtttaccatttttatctTCAAACTTTTGTTCATTGCATGCTTTCTATGTTTCTTTTAATACACTTTCCCTTTTATGGTTTTATATTATGTTAGTCTTATTTTCCCTTACTACTACGCATACATTCAGACTTTAAAATAAGGAAGTCACTAGGATTTGATTTTGTGATTATTACTGAACAACGTATATGTATGATCACATCCAATGCTAACATCTTTgaaattacatatttattaaaTCTTTGATAGACGTGGTTTGGTCCATAAGTTTAGCACTTATCATCAATTAGAATAAAGTAAATTTGTTACTATATACTACTTCCAAAAACGTAAACAGAGCAATATATGCAGATCTTATATCTTAGGGAATAACTTCATTATTTAGTATAAACCAAATCgaattacatatttattaaaTCTTTGACATACGTGATTTGGTCCATAAGTTTAGCACCTAGCATcaattataataaagtaattaaGTAAATTTGTTACTATCTACTACTTCCAAAAACGTAAACAGAACAATATATACAGATCATATCTCCTAAGGAATAACTTCATCTTTAATATAAACCAAATCGGATTACACCTACCTCCGTCTTTCAAGAAACACCTTTTTTCTTGCACAATCAAAAAAACACCTAGATTAATTATTCTCAAATAACTTCGCCACTGGAACCGACAATTAAGCTAATATCAAGTCAATACCCCAAAAGCCTCCAAAGTGTAGGTGTAAGAATTTACAATAAGTCAACAAATTTCTATACCTATTCCTAATTACAGATTTATGAACAGATTGAGTCTAAGGATCACAAGATCGACAGAATGGAGAACCCACCTCCTAACCCTCCTGTCCAAATTGCAGGTaacacaaatctttatttttaagtGTTAGataatttgtaaaattttaaagttatataattatgtatttttacacatgataaatatgtaatttaattattgtttacGTTAAGCAGACTCTCATTTAGCTAATCAGACTGCTTACAAAGCTGCTTGCATATATCTAACGTATCAATCACGTAAACCATAACCGCACATTGTTCCTATTCAGTGATCAAGCATGATCGTCTTCACTGAATAAATTTGAAAACGATCTTATACTATATACAGCTAAgctaaaaatcatttataaactgTTAATGCTAATCTATAATTTCCTACACACAAACTTACCCATTTGTTATTACCAGGCACTATATACTCTAATCTTCATCTAATTAAAGAAAGCATTTGCTGCGTAAACCTTCGCTTAGACAATtctcaaatattaaaatatggaGGAAATTATTACATGGTTCAAGTCAATGGTTATACAATTTGGACACCATTTTTACGTTAATTCATGATTATTTTCCGTGATACTTGCGAATGAATTCCCTATATACCATAGATTATCtgttaaaattgttttttttttttgtgaattatGCAATAGTGATTTCTGGCACATCGATTCCACAGACCATGTATGTTTCAAATTGATACCAATCACACCGTTCATATTGTTTCAGGAAaccataaaattttataataataagtatTTATCAAACAAAACGCATCATAATCATACTTTATCCTATAACACCAAAATCTCTAATCGCAGATCTAATGGCTGAAATAGGTGGTGATATGTATAACTACACCattgtataaataataataatgctaaattgttatatatattttcaaatgcTAATAGCACAGCCTATTCGTCAAtggtcatatttttatttacttaaaaccTAATATTAATTCcaatcaatgtttttaaacccgacccggacactgaaccggacgacTTACCGGGTCGATGGGTCACTGGATCAACCGCGGatttataaatgaattaattttactatataataataatatattatcaatgaaaataaatataaaaaataaagtttaatattttcaaaaaattttaaaacataaaataatagtttggatatgtgtatattttatgtttaaaaagtatttagaaaatacttaactttaattttatatttttattttcctttgacatataaaatatcaaaaaatagtttagactatttaaaattttctgaatctaaaaatcaagatataaaattcataaatatttaaatgtctaatgtgaataataaatcaaacttcaatttaaaaataaaccaaaagtaaaagatcattgtaataaattatcGATAgcagaaataaactaacaccaaatcacatcaactggCATAGTGAAGTTTTCATCAAATTCCAAAAAtcacatatataaattaaaaacggAAAGCCTGACCTTTTGTCAGCAACTAACTTCTTAATtgaaaacttagaatataaaacataatctaaaaactgaaaaaaacgtaaaagttatttattggtttaaccggtggttcaaccggtatcggaCTCCAAGTTTTAGTGGGTTTTTTCGGGTTTTCatgggtttttaaatattaggTTTTTCACAAAACACGACCCGGAtccgcggttgaaccggtaaacccggTGACCCAGAAAAAATCCGGTTCGACCAGCCATATATATTAATgatattgttttaaattattcatTACCCGCTGCTTTAAGCATTattcatattattaaaataccTAATTAGTCAAGACAAAGGAAAAAAGCCAATTGGAAGTGCCATATCATTCAGATAAAATAAAATCCATGTATTGGTTTTGGtagtaaataaaatttgtttgaaTGTAATCATTTATTACAATCAGAGCTTTGAAGTTCAGCCTTAATTAAAATCGCATGTTTTACAGTGACGTCTTACATGCAACACATTTCTCAAAGAATCCACCAACTTCAGGAAGGGATTTCAGTGCATCCTATCACGGTATGTATAAAAAATGTTTGGGACATCAGAAAACACCAAACAAATAATACTCAAACTTCCATCGGCTTCCTGTGCTACGACCACCACGTAAgcctttttaaaactttaacatatacatatatattttccaaTCCACCATATTTGATTTAAACTACTCATTATTTACTTAATTGGTTTGGCACAACAAAATTTGTTCACACTCAAGGACAACTATTAGAAGGTCGGCTCAACGGAAACATTCAGCCGAATGACCCAAAAAACTTAATTGAAGGAGATATATATGAGTTTTCAGGATTTTCTGTCATACATAATTCACGACATCGGAAACTCACCCAACTGCCGTATTATATTCAGATCGACCAAAAGACGATAACATTGAACGTTACACTCGATGGTCCGATATTTCCAGTTCACAATTTAGCTCCTCATAATTACAGAAATCTATTGCGGTTAGCCATTACATCCACGTACTTACCAGGTAAGTAAGTCATTCCAGtattaattaaacaaacatGAATGTTTATTCTAAAGTCAATGTGCAGATGTCGTCGGACAGATAGtcataatacaaaaaataaaaccagACCACCCAGAACTCAATATTGATGCCACGATTGGTCTGCGGCTGAACAGGTAAGTCTAACACAATAGTTAAACACGAAATTATAATTCTCTTCATACATACATATCTATCTCAGGTCGACAATTGTTAAACTCATCCTGTGCGACAAGCAAGCAGCAGATTTTAGCATCCTACAAAgcaagaaaaatagaaaatttaaagttGTCATCATCACAAGTATAATTCCTAAACTTTTCCaaggtaaataatttttttaaacacatcAAACAATAATACagatctaaatttttattatcaaCATAACAATAATATCCAATATTTTTCAGGCAAACTACTACTCCGTTCATCACCAGCAACAAATTTCTACTTCAACAAATCAATTGATTACATAAAGCATTTCAAAAGGCGAATAAGAGATCATGCAAAAGCATAAACAAAGAGTGATTCTAATTCATGCATCATTCGGAGTATTATTCTCTTTCTCAGAGAACTTGATACCTagatttatttacatattaaactattttatcattgttttttttagatCTCTACTtctatataaaatctaaaactcaACTTATGTCTTTCAATCTTTGCTAAgcaatttaaatatatagagaATAAATTAAAAGACATATGTGATGTCTAGGTGTTAGTGAGCAAGAAAACATGATTAGAGTGAATAAGAAGTCTACTATAAAGATGAGATTTATTGAGAGATAAAATTGTGTAGAGCTTTTGTAAATTGCTACTTCATCAATATTTtcgaattattttaaataaattgctctcattttacaaatatttaatataaattattaatagtaataaaatatttcaaatcaaacacaaaattaaaatagtcCAAATTTCTTAATGTAAAAGttactaataataaaaaaaaattcaaataaacacaaaattgAAATAGCCCattttccgcgcgtagcgcggacaaagaCTCTAGTATATATAAGCAGAGGTGCATCACCAGTGCCGCTAACAATATGGATTAAACATATAGATAGAAAATGTGAAAGAAAATAACCTTATGCATAATCAGATTTCGATCTCTCCAGAATCTATTTTTTATGCCATTGACAAGATTTGAAGAACATTATCTCAGCAAGAAGTAGCAAACATGTTCACTCACTCATGTTGATGTGGCTGAGATAAAGTTCCTTGTAGGTTGCAATCTCTATGTTTTATCTTgttttttatctcttttttgTAAAGATGACTCAaacttaagattttttttgtaaaatctttttttcattatatgatatttacattttagcaaaaaaatgtGAAAGAAAATGAACATATGAAACCTTAGCTGTTATGGTTTGATGTAAGAACTCTTCTTCATATAacttgtttgttttgttgttgttttctcCAAATGAGTTTTCTTTGCATTATTCCAAACCTCATTTTACTGATGATGTAAATGAACATAGTCGAATTTGAGAATCCATATTGTTTAGAAACATTCCAGTTAGATACCACCAAGAAAACACATGTATCCATTCAATGGGAAGGGAAAATATAGCTGAGCGTCTCATGCTTCTTTCCATTAGCCATTCATTAcaagagagttttttttttccgctTTCAGTCTCAGGAAATCTTCTCGCATGTTTTCTAGATCTTATAGTCACGCCATCATTGCACTTTGCAAAATAATGTTTTGTTCTACACGCAAAACGAAAATTCAAAGCTGTTTCTAATTGgtcaaatctccaaaatagcacctttctaagtttatatcacaaaaataacactcaaaaactaaaataaccaaaatagcattttatcttttgaaaaatttaaatttttttatttttcaaaatttgaaatcttatctccaaaaccccacttctcaactctaaaccctaaaacctaaactctaaaccctaaaccctaaattctaaaccctaaaccccaccccttaagtgctattttgtgacttttggccttgagtgctagtttgggaacaaaaacttgatttagtgctattttggtctttttctctttctaatTAGACTGGAGATATATATCTAAACTGTAATCACCAAGAAGACTTTATCAAGAACACACCATTTATAGTTGTAAACAACATGTTGTggcttttgtttgttttgcgTCAAGTCTAACCGTTCTGCAGCCGCCCTGAAATATATGGAACCTGAACAATTACATATTAAGCATTTAAAAGTTTTGAATAGTCTAAAAGTcagataattcatatatattattaattaagcACTTAAAATTTGGAGATTAAACCGGGGCTTCTAACTCCAGTGGTAAAGGACTTATAGCTGTGAGTACTgccacctgggttcgaatcccggccactggagaattaacatttcggcatcaCCAGAGACAGAAGACCGACACttggcaacacgtgactagtctggatcacttctgtGGGGTCatgatacctctgtataatttttttaaaaaaaatttggagacTAATGCGAATGATACATCCGGCTATTCCAGTAGTGAGATATTAGATGGTGTTTTTGTTTACGGACTCGAACTACTGTCGAAcataaagaagagaagagagatgaTGTTTTTATCTTCTTCATTACGACAAATAAGAATCATTCTGAATTAGAGTTCCTCAAGATAAAAATAATCTCACTTCCCACTCTAAGAATGTTTTTTCGTCTTCATCAGGACCAATCAAAacatttctataatattatctGAGAAGACACTTTCCTAGGTGCCGCGCTCACGCATTACTACGATAtccctaataaaataaaaagtacatttaaatattattttttacattttaaaattttccaaataacaatataaataaaaaggaaacatttataaagttttaaaaataatttaaaaacgaaaaatatatgtatatataatatgatttcataaaaaaaaaagttcacaaaatataatattccatttaaaagatatctttaagtaacaaaaatatatacttttgaagtaataaaatattttttatctacatcttcttagatgaaaaaatatattcttatataatgtgatttcataaaaaaaaaaattcacacaaatgatcttgatattagaaaaagaaatatttttcttttaaaacataattttacacaatacaaatatatattttcaaagtaattgaattttttatatatatctatatattttcttagatgattacacaaaataattaagtaacataaacgTATATAggtttaattgacaaaaaaaatatttgttttattattattattgaaatttttttttgttttttttcatatatttagtttactataatatcttacaattacgggaaagtaaataaattttattttacttatataatataatttacaaaatacaatcacatttttactgcatattttaagagatattgAAAAATGAACATATTAGCGACTTatccaacttatatctaaaacatagatgtaactacaataagaatgtataatttattagcAACTAACccaacttatatataaaatcatagatgtaactacaataacaatgtataatttatttattttgtttatataataataatttgtttattttataaatttaaattatatgatggcttaaaacatattaacaaatgataaataaaatattaactcactgttacaatttagatattttgtaaaatttatatacatgCATGAGACTTTagaatattatcattatattaatttatgtaatttggaatcagacattttagtttattttttatttcattctaatcgcaatatatcttaaattatacataatcttgataaaatatacttatgtatttaagacaacaaccaacctaaaatgcaaataagaaaattaatcaaaaattaatatatttacaaaaaataaatattatagttgaattcaaATAAATAGATAGAATCCAACATGTCCAAATGACAACTAAATTGActgtaaaaacaacaaaaccaattagataaatatttaattaaagtaatatgatataattaatactctctccgtttcaatatagatgatgttttaagtgattgtttttgtttcacaatagatgatgttttcacaTATCTATGTAACTTTAACTTTCTCAAAACTGTGTAGccaattaaattttaactaattgtgtttataattaaataaattagttttaaattatattttaatgattttttgtttaaaaataataatttcttaatatgtgtgcaaagtactactattatgaaacagagagagtataaattatacataaagttataaattaatttaaaattaaaaataaatattaattaattattatattatatttattttataaatatttatatatgtgcatgagcacgggaaaatcacctagttatcatatatttaaaaatacatttaacttatttatctcaaaatatacataatttgaGCCTTCAAATATGttattgtaataatatttccAATTTGCTGATGAGGACTCCCCTCAATATGTTATTTCCCAAATTGCAAGTTAACTTCCAATCCACGTAAGCTTTAtcatatttatacaaaattgaTATCGAACcttaaaattagggttttgtgTGATTTTATCTCTGAACTGGGGTGTCTTCCAAATCTAGGGCAGAGAATGACGAATGAGCCACCGTCTCTGATTACGTCACTTCCCGACGACATCGTCCTTGACATCTTAGCGCGTGTACCAAGATGGGACTATCCAACTCTCTCCCTAGTTTCTCAGCACTTCCAATCACTCGTTGTGTCCCCTGAGATATACTCGAGAAGATCTTTGTTGAGGTGCACCGAAAACTTTTTATACGTTTTAGTACTTAGTAAGCGTGGTTACTGTTTATATATTCTTCACCGAAAAGCCTTTGTCCATATCTCTTCCCTTTCGGATATTCCTTACTGTGAAAGCTTTGTGGCAGTAGGTTCGAGGATATATATGTTTGGTGGGGTCGTTGGCGTCTCATCCAATGCGTTTAGCATTGATTGTAGATCTCACACTGTGAAACCCCTCCCCCACATGCCTATATGCTTGGCACATACGGTTGCTGGCTTTATGGACGAGAAGATTTACGTATTTGGACAGTGCAGTATGAAGTCAATGGTGATGGTGGTTTTCAATACAAAAACACATATGTGGGAGCCTGGATTAATAAAGCCAGACATTTCGCCAGAGACCTGGGAGTTTGGTTCTATGGTGGTGATGGCTGATAAGATTTACATTAGGTCTATAGATTGTAAAGCTTAAGTATTATTATTGATGAATGTACACTATATATATACGACATACATAAGGAGACTAGGGCATAAGTATTGACTAATCTATCCTTTCCATATTCATATCATCTACAcgccccctcaagatggagggAGAGGTTTCACTCCAATCTTGCTCATCAGTTCTTGAAATCTTGGTCGTGACAGGGGTTTTGTGAGAGCATCCGCAAGCTGGTCATGAGTAGAGACATGGACCACTCTCAGAGCTCCGGAGTTGACATTGTCTCGTACGAAATGAAAGTCTAAGGCGAGATGCTTCATCCTGGAATGGAAGATTGGATTGGCTGAGAGATAAGTTGCACCCATGTTGTCGCAGTATACGACTGGTGTTCGTAGTAAGGTAATTCCCAACTCTGTAAGGAGGGAACAGACCCATCTTATCTCAGCTGCAGTGTTCGCAACTGATCGATACTCCGCCTCAGTAGAAGATCGTGCAACACCTTGTTGTTTCTTTGAAGACCACGCGATAGGAGACATGCCAAGGTAGAGAATGTAAGCGTTTGTGGAGACAAAATCATCTGtgtctccagcccaatctgcatcagaAAACGCATGAAGCGTTAGAGGAGAGTCTTTGCGTAGTAAAATCCCATGAGAGGACGTTCCAGCAAGATATCGTAGCACTCTCTTTGCAGCCTGCCAGTGGAGATCTGTCGGGCGATGCATGAATTGAGATAAACGGTTGACGGCATAAGCTATGTCAGGTCGCGTGAAGGCCAAGTATTGCAGGCTCCCAATGACTGTTCTGTATTCACCGGGATCAGCAAGACAAGTTCCAGACTGCAGTGATAGCTTCGGTGTTGTTGCCATAGGTGTCGATACTGTCTTTGCTTCCAGCATGTTCGTGCGACCCAGcaaatccaaaatatattttctctgcATCAGGTGTAGACCTTGAGCCGTTGATGTAGCTTCTATGCCAAGAAAGTATGTGATATCGGTGGGTTCTTTGAGGGAGAAGCGTCTTGATAGGGTAGTGATAAACTCCATAACAAGTGTGTTGCTACTTCCAGTCACGATGATGTCATCGACATACACCAGGCAGTACAGAACACACCCTGGTCTGATATATGTGAAGACCGATGTGTCTGCAACAGAGTTCTTGAACCCAACAGAGCAGAGGAAATTTTTCAACTCTTGATACCACGCCCGAGGGGCTTGTTTAAGCCCATACAGCGCTTTGTTTAGGCGACAGACATGATGCGGACGATCCTTATCCAGAAAACCCGGAGGCTGAGAGACATATACTTCATCAGTAAGAGTACCTTGAAGAAATGCGTTGTTGACGTCCAACTGTTTGACTGTCCATGAGCGAGAGACGGCAAGTTGCAAAACCAGCCGGATCGTGATCGATTTAACCACGGGGCTAAAGGTTTCCGAGTAATCAACCCCATATTGCTGATTAAAGCCGCGTGCTACCCATCGTGACTTGTGCCTTTCAATCTTGCCATTAGGGAAGTATTTCACCGTGTGAATCCATTTTGTAGGAATGACATGTTGAGACGGATGCGGCGGGACCAGGTCATACGTCCTGTTTCGTATTTGAGCGTTGATCTCGGCACTCATCGAGTCTCTCCACTTCTCATCTCGTAGGGCTTGGTTTAAGGTGGTGGGTATTTGCGGTGTCTGAGGGACAGCAGCTAGGAGGGTGAGCTTTTGCTTGGGTTTGGCTATGTTATTTTTGGCTCGAGTTTTCATGGGATGGGTGTTTTCTGGTACGGGAAGGACTGTAGATGGTGGCTGGATTGGAACATTTGTGGAGGAGGAAGGTGGAATTATGGTTTCGGGTTGTGTTTGGGATGATGTGTTTGAGGGAGAAGTTGGTATAGGTTGATCCTGTGCAACACCTGAAATTCCTGCAGAATTAGTTTCCAACTCATTAGATATGTTACCTGACGGAAGCACATCATTGTCACCATTGTTCAtcgatgaagatgatgatgactgGTGAGAATCCGAGCTCAGGGGCGGCATCGATCGAGCTGATACGAGCGGCGAGGGTGGAAGAGAAAAAGGGACTGAAGTGGCTTGTGTTTGAGATGGGTAAGATGGGGCCGGAGGTTCCTCAGCTGGCTTTGGACTCTTGGTTTCTTGCGAGAAGGGGAAAGTTTCTTCATCGAACTGGACGTGGCGTGATGTATAGATGCGACCGGTACTCTTATCAAGGCACAGATACGCACTTTGGGTTAGTGAGTACCCCAGAAAGACACACGCTGCAGACCTCTTATCCAGTTTGTGGGTTGCATAAGGCCGAAGCCACGGATAGCAACAGCACCCAAACACTCGTAGCTTCTCATAGTTTGGTGTCTGTTGAAACAACTTCTTATATGGAGAGACATTGCCAAGAACGGAACTCGGTTGTCTATTGATGAGATATGTAGCTGTGGCAAACGCATATGTCCAGTAGGTGGCAGGAAGAGACGCTTGATGAAGAAGTGTCAAGCCAGTTTCAACAACATGGCGGTGTTTACGCTCAGCAATCCCATTGTGCTCCGGTGTGTGAGGCGGCGAGGTCAAGTGCGAGATGCCATGGGTGGAGAGGAACTGGCGTAGAGCGATGAACTCGCCACCATTATCCGAGTAGAGAGTCCTGATCTTTGTTTGGAACCGGTTCTCCACAATCGCTTTGAAGGCAATGAAGGTTTCTCGCACCTGAGATTTCTGCTTCAACGGATATAGCCACGTGTACCTCGTAAAATGATCGACAAAAACAAGGTAATATTTGAAGTTGTCAACAGAAACTATAGGAGATGTCCAGACATCAGAGTAGACATATTCAAGAGGTGTTTGAGATTTTATAGTGTTTGAATAAAAAGGCAACTTATGGGTTTTATTAATAAGACAATGTGAACAAGGTAACTGTTTTTGAGAAGAAGTAGAAAGCGGTAAAGAAAACTGAGAAACAAGAGTTTGTAAAACAGGTTGCGACGGGTGACCAAGTCGAGAATGCCACAAGGGAAGAGTTGTTTTGGGTGAAGGGGATGCGAAAAGGGAGACGGTTTGGTTGGATAGGACTGGCCACTCGTATAGCTCATCTTTAGTTCTGCCTTGGAGTAACCGGGCCCCCGTGCTGAGATCCTTCACCTGAAAATGAGCAGGAAAGAATTCCACAGAAACTTTGTTAGTATTACACAGGCGGTACACGGAGATAAGGTTTTTATGCAGGTTAGGGACAAAGAGAATATTATTTAAGGCAAGAGATCGAGATGAGGTAG
This window encodes:
- the LOC103865010 gene encoding F-box/kelch-repeat protein At4g38940 produces the protein MTNEPPSLITSLPDDIVLDILARVPRWDYPTLSLVSQHFQSLVVSPEIYSRRSLLRCTENFLYVLVLSKRGYCLYILHRKAFVHISSLSDIPYCESFVAVGSRIYMFGGVVGVSSNAFSIDCRSHTVKPLPHMPICLAHTVAGFMDEKIYVFGQCSMKSMVMVVFNTKTHMWEPGLIKPDISPETWEFGSMVVMADKIYIRSNPSSFIYAPKESKWETDEMLNSKNWDNDSCVVDDVLYYYDSYEDRLRAYDPKQKCWGVVKGLDEELFDEIRRGPYWPYTACFGRNLLLYFYKRYQEPRSRTPSKIWWAEISLERRQGGEIWGKVEWCDRVLYEQSEFAMPVSVMV